DNA sequence from the Candidatus Sulfuricurvum sp. RIFRC-1 genome:
ACACCGCCGAAAATGACCAAAATCGCTCAAACTCCTGACATTAAAACTTCGGTTGTATCGGCCGCTTCTACCCCTAAGAAAGGGGGCTTTTCTTCTGCCTACCGTATGGCTTCCAATGCTCCGATTTACAATGCCCCGGGTGGCTCACAGGTTGATACGTGGGAAGCTCGACGATCGTTTACGGCCGGAAATCCGTCAAACGGATGGGTTCATATTACGGGGTATTTTGTCAATCGGGTATGGACTTCGACCGGTGCGGGTGAAAATTTATACGTAAGAGAGAGTGACGTTATCCGAAGATAACGCTATTAATACCCGTCAAACGGTAATTTTGCCTCTTTCCATCCGAACATAAATCCGTTATCAAGATTGTAGGCTTTAATCCCCTCTTTGGCGAGGAAGTTCGCCGCCGCTTTCGAACGTGGTCCGCTTCGACAGACCAAAATGACTGAGTTAACATTGCGTAGTTTCATTGCTTTCATCACATCATTCATAAAATTTTTATTGAATACCTCTTTGGCATCGTAGAGTTTTTGGATCTCAATATGCCCTTTCGGCTTATCATTTTTGAGTTCAAACT
Encoded proteins:
- a CDS encoding rhodanese-like domain-containing protein is translated as MKKLLLILLACTALWADDVYEGDLTATEAHEMQKKGEAIIVDVRTTLEFIYTGHGEGFINIPAYEWTYIPKSVEERVKSAEFELKNDKPKGHIEIQKLYDAKEVFNKNFMNDVMKAMKLRNVNSVILVCRSGPRSKAAANFLAKEGIKAYNLDNGFMFGWKEAKLPFDGY